In the genome of Oncorhynchus mykiss isolate Arlee chromosome 18, USDA_OmykA_1.1, whole genome shotgun sequence, one region contains:
- the yars1 gene encoding tyrosine--tRNA ligase, cytoplasmic — protein sequence MGEQLSPDEKLHLITRNLQEVLGEEKIKQVLAERELKVYWGTATTGKPHVAYFVPMSKIADFLKAGCEVTILFADLHAFLDNMKAPWELLELRVQYYEQVIKAMLESIGVPLDKLKFIKGTDFQLSREYTLDVYRLSSMVTEHDAKKAGAEVVKQVDHPLLSGLLYPGLQALDEEYLKVDAQFGGVDQRKIFTLAEKYLPSLGYAKRSHLMNPMVPGLTGAKMSSSEEESKIDLLDRKEDVKKKLKKAFCEPGNIENNGVLSFVKHVLFPLIGEFSIKRDPKFGGDKTYTDFDEVEKEFGEELIHPGDLKAGVEVALNKLLDPIRKKFESPELRKLSNTAYPDPSKNKGAGKGNPKVAEEDELVPSRLDIRVGKVISVEKHPDADSLYLEKIDVGEAEPRTVVSGLVAYVSQEALQNRLVVLLCNLKPQKMRGVESQAMLLCASIEGDPRRVEPLDPPEGSSPGERVFVEGYETGKPDDKLNPKKKLWEKLQVDLKVSGQCVAQWQDKHLMTKLGHITCKTLKGGNIS from the exons ATGGGGGAACAGCTGAGCCCAGATGAGAAGCTTCACCTCATCACTAGGAACCTTCAG GAGGTGCTTGGAGAAGAGAAGATAAAGCAGGTCCTGGCAGAGAGGGAACTGAAGGTGTACTGGGGAACTGCCACCACAGGAAAACCTCATGTTGCCTACTTCGTCCCCATGTCCAAGATTGCGGACTTCCTCAAGGCAGGGTGTGAG GTGACCATCCTGTTTGCAGACCTGCACGCGTTCCTGGACAACATGAAGGCTCCCTGGGAGCTGCTGGAGCTGAGGGTCCAGTACTACGAGCAGGTGATCAAGGCCATGCTGGAGAGTATCGGGGTGCCGCTGGACAAACTCAAGTTCATCAAAGGGACAGACTTCCAACTCAGCAG AGAGTACACTCTGGACGTGTATCGTCTGTCGTCCATGGTAACGGAACATGATGCTAAGAAGGCTGGAGCCGAGGTGGTTAAACAGGTGGACCACCCTCTACTCAGTGGTCTGCTCTACCCCGGACtgcag GCTCTGGATGAGGAGTATCTGAAAGTAGATGCCCAGTTTGGAGGTGTCgatcagaggaagatcttcaCCCTGGCTGAGAAG taCCTGCCCTCTCTGGGCTATGCTAAGCGGTCCCATCTGATGAACCCCATGGTACCAGGACTGACTGGAGCTAAGATGAGTTCttcagaggag GAGTCTAAGATTGACCTCCTGGACAGGAAGGAAGATGTGAAGAAGAAGCTGAAGAAGGCTTTCTGTGAGCCGGGCAACATTGAGAACAACGGAGTCCTCTCATTTGTTAAACATGTCCTCTTCCCACTCATAGGAG AGTTCTCCATCAAAAGAGACCCCAAGTTCGGAGGAGACAAAACCTACACAGACTTTGATGAAGTGGAGAAAGAATTTGGCGAAGAG CTGATCCATCCTGGTGACCTGAAGGCGGGTGTGGAGGTGGCCCTTAACAAGCTGCTCGACCCAATCAGGAAGAAGTTTGAGTCTCCAGAGCTCCGTAAACTCTCCAACACGGCCTATCCAGACCCGTCAAAGAACA AGGGAGCAGGGAAGGGGAACCCTAAAGTAGCAGAAGAGGATGAGCTGGTTCCCTCCAGACTGGACATCAGGGTGGGCAAGGTCATCAGTGTGGAGAAG CATCCGGATGCTGATTCGCTGTACCTGGAGAAGATAGACGTCGGAGAGGCAGAGCCAAGGACGGTGGTGAGCGGCCTGGTGGCCTACGTTTCCCAGGAGGCCTTGCAGAACAGGCTGGTGGTGTTGCTATGCAACCTGAAGCCCCAGAAGATGAGGGGGGTGGAGTCCCAAGCCATGCTGCTCTGTGCCTCCAT TGAGGGggatcccagaagagtggagcctCTTGACCCCCCTGAGGGTTCGTCACCCGGGGAACGGGTGTTCGTTGAGGGGTACGAGACGGGCAAGCCAGACGACAAACTAAACCCAAAGAAAAAGCTGTGGGAGAAACTACAG gtagaCCTGAAGGTGTCAGGACAGTGTGTAGCCCAGTGGCAGGACAAACACCTGATGACCAAACTGGGACACATCACCTGTAAAACACTGAAGGGAGGCAACATCAGCTAA